A genomic window from Trueperella bialowiezensis includes:
- a CDS encoding formate transporter FocA, whose translation MDLTRARSPQETAEYLAEQMLGKATNRWGRMFVLAVAAGVMIGLGFAFYITTQQGAAGAPWIGEAKFLGGVAFSVGLILVVLTGMDLFTSTTMTLVPLTRKQISPGRFAGHWAVVYGGNFLGGLALAACLVGAGTYMQGGGAWGVAAIQTAMAKVSHTWPQAFLLGMFCNVMVCLAVVLAYAGRTVTDKILGIVGPIALFVATGFEHSVANMFLIPAARLITEVAGPQFWESVPALAADLTKADAQSTLTAPAFFFDNLLPVTLGNIVGGGIFVGLFMWFVHVKMADDAVARQ comes from the coding sequence ATGGATCTTACCCGCGCGCGCAGCCCCCAGGAGACTGCCGAGTATTTGGCCGAGCAGATGCTCGGTAAGGCAACGAACCGGTGGGGCAGGATGTTCGTGCTCGCGGTCGCCGCGGGCGTGATGATTGGTCTGGGTTTCGCCTTTTACATCACTACCCAGCAAGGCGCGGCTGGTGCCCCGTGGATCGGCGAAGCGAAGTTTTTGGGTGGCGTCGCCTTTTCCGTAGGGCTCATCCTCGTGGTGCTGACGGGAATGGACCTGTTCACGTCCACCACAATGACCCTCGTACCGCTGACTCGCAAGCAGATATCACCTGGCCGGTTCGCTGGCCACTGGGCCGTCGTCTACGGCGGCAACTTCCTGGGCGGCCTAGCGCTCGCGGCCTGCTTGGTAGGCGCGGGCACGTACATGCAAGGCGGGGGTGCGTGGGGCGTGGCCGCGATCCAGACGGCGATGGCGAAGGTTTCGCACACGTGGCCGCAAGCATTCCTGCTGGGGATGTTCTGCAACGTCATGGTCTGTTTGGCTGTGGTGCTCGCATATGCGGGGCGCACTGTTACCGACAAGATTTTAGGTATCGTCGGGCCGATTGCCCTGTTCGTGGCCACTGGTTTTGAGCATTCGGTGGCGAACATGTTCCTCATCCCCGCGGCGCGCCTCATCACCGAGGTCGCAGGCCCGCAGTTCTGGGAGTCTGTGCCAGCGCTCGCGGCCGATCTCACGAAAGCCGACGCGCAATCTACACTCACTGCTCCCGCGTTCTTCTTCGATAACCTGCTCCCCGTCACGCTGGGTAACATCGTGGGCGGTGGCATCTTTGTGGGGTTGTTCATGTGGTTCGTGCACGTCAAGATGGCTGACGACGCCGTAGCGCGGCAATAG
- the ftsH gene encoding ATP-dependent zinc metalloprotease FtsH, whose translation MEDKKEEAPKPWRVEGLSAGDGRKIASGSAGTSGGRPWWQVLLVMMAVWGAFFALFSIQDISTQPVSLSYTDFKEQVENSNVAEVYSRGDSIEGKLKEPVAHPDNSKVKFQSFTTERPTFADDDLLAELESSGADVRATPLVQQRGFLGNFLLAFGPLIIFMLFWWWMSRRALKNAGGMGMFGAGKKKFAAAEPTRVTFDDVAGIDEVENEVAEVVDFLKNPDKYAKLGAKPPRGVLLTGEPGTGKTLLARATAGEAEVPFFSASASEFIEMVVGVGAQRVRQLFEEARKVAPSIIFIDEIDTIGRARGGANSIGGHDEREQTLNQILTEMDGFDGSEGVVVMAATNRADVLDPALTRPGRFDRTIQVHAPDADGREQILKVHVRNVPLADDVDLHAVAAVTPGMTGAALANLVNEAAIGAAKREADAVSQRDLMEALEKVQMGPARDVLIDPDELRKTAYHEAGHALLGMLREGADPVRKISIIPRGRALGVTVSTPEKDRYGFDEHYLRGRIIGALGGWAAEKTVYGVTTSGVDNDLEQVTKIARTMVGRWGMSEKVGAMSVLQQDVDPRQLGISEQTLKDVDDEARRIIAECQAEALQTLEDNRDKLDAIVDALMEHETLDEAQAYAAAGLPAPSAKAASVQG comes from the coding sequence ATGGAAGATAAGAAGGAAGAGGCGCCAAAGCCGTGGCGCGTAGAAGGGTTAAGCGCCGGAGACGGGCGAAAGATCGCCTCCGGATCGGCGGGCACGAGCGGAGGGCGCCCGTGGTGGCAGGTCCTGCTGGTCATGATGGCGGTGTGGGGCGCATTTTTCGCACTGTTTTCTATACAAGATATCTCGACCCAGCCCGTCTCGCTGTCGTACACCGATTTTAAAGAGCAGGTAGAAAATTCGAACGTTGCTGAAGTGTATTCGCGCGGTGATTCTATTGAGGGAAAACTGAAGGAACCGGTGGCACACCCCGATAACAGCAAAGTGAAGTTCCAGTCGTTCACCACCGAGCGTCCCACGTTCGCCGACGACGACCTGCTGGCCGAGCTCGAAAGCTCGGGCGCTGACGTGCGCGCCACTCCGCTCGTGCAGCAGAGAGGCTTCCTCGGTAACTTCCTGCTCGCTTTCGGTCCGCTCATCATTTTCATGCTGTTCTGGTGGTGGATGTCTCGCCGCGCGCTGAAGAACGCCGGCGGGATGGGAATGTTTGGTGCGGGTAAGAAGAAGTTTGCCGCGGCCGAGCCCACACGGGTGACGTTCGACGACGTCGCCGGCATCGACGAAGTGGAAAACGAAGTGGCCGAAGTGGTCGACTTCCTTAAAAACCCGGACAAGTACGCCAAGCTGGGTGCGAAGCCGCCGCGCGGCGTGCTCCTCACCGGTGAGCCGGGCACGGGTAAGACTCTGCTCGCTCGGGCAACAGCCGGCGAGGCTGAGGTGCCGTTCTTCTCGGCAAGCGCCTCGGAGTTCATCGAAATGGTGGTGGGCGTGGGTGCCCAGCGAGTGCGGCAACTGTTCGAGGAAGCCCGTAAGGTTGCGCCCTCGATCATCTTTATTGACGAGATCGATACGATCGGCCGCGCTCGCGGGGGAGCGAACTCGATCGGAGGTCACGACGAACGCGAACAGACTCTCAACCAGATCCTGACCGAAATGGACGGCTTTGACGGTTCGGAAGGCGTGGTCGTCATGGCTGCGACGAACCGGGCGGACGTGCTCGATCCGGCGCTTACGCGCCCCGGTCGTTTTGACCGCACGATCCAGGTGCACGCGCCGGACGCGGATGGGCGCGAACAGATTCTCAAGGTGCACGTGCGTAACGTTCCGCTTGCCGACGACGTCGACCTGCACGCCGTAGCAGCCGTGACGCCCGGTATGACGGGTGCGGCGCTTGCGAACCTCGTCAACGAGGCGGCGATCGGTGCGGCCAAGAGGGAAGCCGACGCAGTGAGCCAACGCGATCTTATGGAGGCACTCGAAAAGGTGCAGATGGGCCCGGCACGCGACGTGCTCATCGACCCGGACGAGCTACGTAAAACGGCCTACCACGAGGCCGGGCACGCACTGCTCGGAATGCTGCGCGAAGGCGCCGATCCGGTACGTAAGATTTCGATCATTCCACGTGGCCGGGCGCTTGGCGTTACGGTTTCCACGCCGGAGAAGGATCGCTACGGCTTCGACGAGCACTACCTGCGCGGGCGTATCATCGGCGCGCTTGGCGGCTGGGCTGCCGAAAAGACGGTGTATGGCGTGACGACGTCGGGCGTCGACAACGATCTGGAGCAAGTCACCAAGATTGCGCGCACGATGGTTGGCCGTTGGGGCATGTCCGAGAAAGTCGGCGCCATGTCCGTGTTGCAGCAGGACGTGGACCCGCGCCAGCTGGGTATTTCCGAGCAGACGCTCAAGGATGTGGACGACGAAGCCCGGCGGATCATCGCCGAATGCCAGGCCGAGGCGCTGCAGACGCTGGAAGATAACCGGGACAAGCTGGATGCGATCGTTGACGCGCTCATGGAGCACGAAACCCTCGACGAGGCACAAGCCTACGCGGCGGCCGGTCTGCCAGCTCCGAGCGCTAAGGCGGCCAGCGTACAGGGTTAA
- a CDS encoding metal ABC transporter solute-binding protein, Zn/Mn family encodes MSLSRRAFLGIAAAALAAAAASCSPGGVDTEHGPSDGRPVVYASFYPIRSLVEEVAGDEIEVRSFMPDGHDPHMWEPSPQAMKGLAEADLLVVNGANMEAWLPQVEQNFPDLPILKLSEYVDLITYKGAAAIGEFQYLAASPLVPGDNYRLVFGHTHEKNMRAVFFTAPEGTSQDDLVKLGRKTMESEGTPVAQKEDFELVDGEVLDIAMGHESGTVSFKVPEGDANWYFAADRVSQDILSYRIVEEDGTEMPTVPVIDGSSSGTDTITFDPHSWMSVINAKRYCNAIESTLSEQFPEHAKTFSKNRFDTVREITALQAEYKEKFSEAEQKEFVVSHNAFGYLARDFGLQQLSLQGLTTNEAPSLYSLVYSIRYVREAGIDTVYQEYGVQDPGIQIVVEEVDGRVLPLASMEHTNPRDELYEGGYIAYMEMNLANLAESIK; translated from the coding sequence ATGTCTCTTTCACGTAGAGCATTTCTCGGGATCGCCGCGGCGGCACTTGCCGCCGCGGCGGCTTCGTGTTCGCCCGGCGGGGTAGACACGGAGCATGGCCCATCTGATGGCCGCCCGGTCGTTTATGCATCGTTTTACCCTATTCGCAGCCTTGTCGAGGAAGTCGCCGGCGATGAGATCGAGGTTCGCTCTTTCATGCCGGACGGGCATGATCCCCACATGTGGGAGCCGTCGCCGCAGGCGATGAAGGGGTTGGCAGAGGCTGATCTGCTCGTTGTTAACGGCGCGAACATGGAAGCATGGTTGCCGCAGGTTGAGCAGAATTTCCCGGATTTGCCGATTCTTAAGCTCAGCGAATACGTGGATCTTATTACCTATAAGGGTGCTGCCGCGATCGGCGAGTTCCAGTATTTGGCTGCCTCGCCGCTGGTTCCGGGTGATAATTACCGGCTCGTGTTTGGCCACACGCATGAGAAGAATATGCGCGCCGTGTTCTTCACCGCGCCGGAGGGAACCTCTCAAGACGACTTGGTCAAGCTTGGCAGGAAGACCATGGAGAGCGAAGGCACTCCGGTTGCGCAAAAGGAAGATTTTGAACTCGTCGACGGCGAAGTGCTCGACATCGCGATGGGCCACGAATCGGGCACAGTGAGTTTTAAAGTGCCCGAGGGGGATGCGAATTGGTATTTCGCTGCCGACCGGGTGTCACAAGATATTTTGAGCTATCGGATCGTCGAAGAAGATGGCACGGAAATGCCGACCGTGCCGGTGATTGATGGTTCGTCGTCGGGAACTGACACGATCACGTTCGATCCGCATTCGTGGATGTCCGTCATCAACGCGAAGCGTTACTGTAACGCGATCGAGAGTACGCTGAGCGAACAGTTCCCCGAGCATGCGAAAACATTTTCCAAGAACCGCTTCGACACCGTCCGTGAAATTACGGCGTTGCAAGCCGAGTACAAAGAAAAGTTTAGTGAGGCCGAGCAGAAAGAGTTCGTGGTCAGTCATAACGCGTTTGGCTACCTTGCCCGCGATTTCGGTTTGCAACAGTTGAGTTTGCAGGGGTTGACGACGAACGAGGCGCCGAGTTTGTATTCGCTCGTCTATTCGATCAGGTACGTACGCGAGGCCGGTATTGACACGGTCTATCAAGAGTATGGCGTGCAAGATCCGGGGATTCAGATCGTCGTTGAAGAAGTCGACGGCCGTGTGCTGCCACTGGCATCGATGGAGCACACCAATCCGAGGGACGAGCTTTACGAGGGCGGCTACATCGCCTATATGGAAATGAATTTGGCTAACCTCGCCGAATCTATCAAGTAA
- the def gene encoding peptide deformylase — MIYPIHVYGSPVLHKVSEPVTVFDDDLKQLVDDMYETTVAAPGVGLAAPQIGLDKAMFVWVYDDHDGPERGVAINPSLLIEPVEIGEPDKYEESEGCLSFPGYPFPLRRSPYALLRAQDENGEWYELEARGWFARILQHEYDHLKGRIFVDRLHGKLAKRVAHVMKGEKWGGPGVTWTPGEDSPYE; from the coding sequence ATGATCTATCCCATTCACGTTTATGGTTCCCCGGTGTTGCATAAGGTGTCTGAACCGGTCACAGTGTTCGACGACGACCTGAAGCAGCTGGTTGATGACATGTACGAAACCACGGTGGCGGCACCCGGCGTGGGGCTTGCCGCTCCGCAGATCGGGCTTGATAAGGCGATGTTTGTGTGGGTGTACGACGACCACGACGGGCCCGAACGCGGGGTGGCGATTAATCCGAGCCTGCTCATAGAGCCGGTCGAGATCGGGGAGCCCGATAAGTATGAGGAGTCGGAAGGATGCCTGTCGTTTCCTGGTTACCCTTTCCCGCTGCGCAGGTCACCCTACGCGCTGTTGCGCGCGCAAGATGAAAACGGTGAGTGGTACGAGCTCGAAGCACGCGGCTGGTTCGCGCGGATTTTGCAACACGAATACGACCACCTCAAGGGGCGGATTTTTGTTGACCGGCTACACGGCAAGCTTGCCAAGCGGGTTGCTCACGTGATGAAGGGCGAAAAGTGGGGCGGCCCCGGCGTGACGTGGACGCCCGGTGAGGACTCGCCCTACGAATAG
- a CDS encoding metal ABC transporter permease produces the protein MIDLLIELEFVRRTFAVGAMLAVAIPLIGVVMVNRRTSMMSDALSHTSLAGVALGLIAGFNPVTGAIITAVLGAYLIEIIRHKWPQYGDMATAVTLSAGLGTAVLLSDLAPSGRSFESYLFGSITAVTMFDQNATAVVFVLVVIMSIMFYGSQLDIAVDPTLARLSGTNVYLVNWAFTTLAAVTVAMSAKVVGALLVVSLMVLPVATALIVCRSYRSAMIVSVALGVLYMMTGLTISYTVDVRPGGTIVMSAVAGLLIAFIGRKLWPADRKVDKAVADVLTAA, from the coding sequence ATGATTGATCTGCTTATCGAGCTGGAGTTCGTGCGCCGCACGTTCGCCGTCGGCGCGATGCTCGCGGTTGCGATCCCGTTGATTGGTGTGGTCATGGTGAACCGGCGGACGTCGATGATGTCGGACGCGCTGTCGCACACGTCGCTTGCGGGCGTTGCGCTGGGGCTCATCGCCGGCTTTAATCCGGTGACGGGCGCCATTATTACTGCGGTCTTGGGCGCCTACCTCATTGAGATCATTCGGCATAAGTGGCCGCAATACGGTGACATGGCAACCGCCGTCACCCTGTCAGCCGGCCTGGGAACGGCCGTGCTCCTATCCGATCTGGCACCATCCGGGCGCAGTTTTGAATCGTACCTGTTCGGTTCGATCACGGCGGTCACCATGTTTGATCAGAACGCGACGGCGGTCGTGTTCGTCCTGGTCGTCATCATGTCGATCATGTTCTACGGCAGCCAGCTGGATATCGCCGTCGACCCGACGCTTGCCCGTCTATCCGGAACCAACGTCTACCTGGTCAACTGGGCGTTCACCACTCTCGCCGCCGTGACGGTTGCGATGTCGGCCAAGGTCGTGGGCGCGCTGCTCGTCGTGTCCCTCATGGTCTTGCCGGTGGCGACTGCCCTGATCGTGTGCCGCAGCTACCGCAGCGCTATGATCGTTTCGGTCGCGCTCGGCGTGCTCTACATGATGACCGGCCTGACGATCTCGTACACGGTGGACGTACGCCCCGGTGGCACGATCGTCATGAGCGCCGTGGCCGGCCTGCTCATCGCGTTCATCGGGCGTAAGCTCTGGCCTGCCGACCGGAAAGTAGACAAGGCAGTCGCCGACGTGTTGACAGCGGCATAG
- the mscL gene encoding large conductance mechanosensitive channel protein MscL, whose protein sequence is MKQALNGFKDFIARGNVVDLAVGVIIAGAFSSIVTALNESVLMPLIAAVFGKPNFDRIWTIHLNGATILPGTLITTGVNFLIIAGALYFFVVLPMGKLSKSKADDDAEPEQPVKTDEALLLTEIRDLLKQNQG, encoded by the coding sequence ATGAAACAAGCACTGAACGGTTTTAAGGATTTCATCGCACGCGGCAATGTCGTCGACCTGGCGGTCGGCGTCATCATCGCCGGCGCGTTCAGCTCTATCGTCACGGCGCTCAACGAGTCGGTGCTCATGCCGCTCATCGCCGCGGTGTTCGGCAAACCCAACTTCGACCGCATCTGGACCATCCATCTCAACGGCGCAACGATCCTGCCCGGCACGCTCATCACCACGGGCGTGAACTTCCTTATCATCGCCGGAGCACTCTATTTCTTCGTCGTGTTACCGATGGGCAAGCTCAGCAAGTCGAAGGCCGACGACGACGCCGAACCAGAACAGCCCGTCAAGACCGACGAAGCACTTTTGCTCACGGAAATCCGCGACCTGCTCAAGCAAAACCAGGGCTAG
- a CDS encoding FMN-dependent NADH-azoreductase encodes MRTLIIRAHPLEANASRSMQMTDAFVAAFKEAHPEAQVQELRLYEVAIPEIDLDLLTGWSALGSGEHFAHLTNAQQNKITLFNTYTQQFLDADVVVIANPLWNLSIPTRLKAWVDTVVVSGTTFRYNEQGEAEGLARGKRVIHLQASGGHFNAQDPACRYIKGVFSFIGCEVDQIVAEGMDHEPDRADDIMAGVFDKIRELARSI; translated from the coding sequence TTGCGCACGTTAATCATCCGGGCACATCCACTCGAAGCTAACGCTTCCCGTTCAATGCAGATGACTGACGCGTTTGTAGCGGCATTCAAAGAAGCCCATCCCGAAGCTCAGGTCCAAGAGCTGCGCCTGTACGAAGTGGCGATCCCGGAAATCGATCTCGATCTGTTGACCGGCTGGTCGGCCCTCGGCTCCGGCGAACACTTCGCGCACCTGACCAACGCACAGCAAAACAAGATCACACTTTTCAACACGTACACCCAACAGTTCCTCGACGCCGACGTGGTGGTTATCGCCAACCCGCTGTGGAACCTGTCGATCCCCACGCGTTTGAAGGCGTGGGTTGACACCGTCGTCGTCTCGGGCACCACGTTCCGCTACAACGAACAGGGCGAAGCCGAAGGGCTTGCCCGCGGTAAGCGCGTGATTCACCTGCAGGCATCCGGCGGTCACTTCAACGCGCAGGATCCCGCCTGCCGCTACATCAAGGGCGTATTCAGCTTCATCGGCTGCGAGGTCGATCAGATCGTGGCCGAAGGCATGGATCACGAACCGGACCGCGCCGACGACATCATGGCCGGCGTATTCGACAAGATCCGCGAACTCGCACGCAGCATCTAA
- a CDS encoding YdcF family protein, producing MWLIVIACALACEVWARREPRAAILPWLAAGTLSALAIATLHSVFHVPFGDAVTAAGALAHIAFGAWLLVAALTPYVHRKPTQKLFSGLLGGAIVSISCGLSILNPSVNALIATPLRAVIAAAGINGVLFYGYVTYSIRYLHIAGQHADLAPTPGAVIVLGARTINGKPSRLLRRRIDHGVRLVREYWNHGADIALVFTGGSPSGGLAEAHIMADAAVADGVPPQRILIEDRSTTTAENFLYTQALLRNAGVAAPYVGVTNDFHAYRAGILMHRAGLPGICVGGRAGSASVALIVREYGAYCLETIAALRRRQPS from the coding sequence GTGTGGCTCATCGTGATCGCGTGTGCGCTTGCCTGCGAAGTGTGGGCACGGCGTGAACCCCGCGCTGCCATCCTCCCGTGGCTGGCTGCTGGCACGCTTTCCGCGCTCGCCATCGCCACGCTCCACAGCGTCTTCCACGTTCCATTTGGCGACGCCGTCACCGCGGCAGGCGCACTCGCACATATTGCTTTCGGCGCGTGGCTCCTCGTGGCCGCACTCACCCCGTACGTGCACAGGAAACCCACTCAAAAACTGTTCTCCGGCCTGCTCGGCGGGGCGATCGTCTCCATCTCTTGCGGCCTGAGTATTCTCAACCCGTCCGTGAACGCGCTGATCGCCACACCCTTACGAGCGGTGATCGCCGCGGCCGGCATTAACGGTGTCCTGTTCTATGGTTACGTCACCTATTCGATTCGCTACCTGCACATTGCCGGCCAGCACGCGGATTTAGCGCCAACCCCCGGGGCAGTCATCGTGCTCGGAGCCCGCACAATCAACGGCAAACCCAGCCGCCTCCTTCGGCGCCGGATCGACCACGGCGTGCGGCTCGTACGCGAATACTGGAATCACGGCGCAGACATCGCGTTAGTGTTCACCGGCGGCTCGCCCAGTGGAGGCCTGGCAGAGGCTCACATCATGGCCGACGCCGCTGTGGCGGATGGGGTGCCACCGCAGCGAATTCTCATCGAAGACCGCTCAACCACGACAGCCGAAAACTTCCTCTACACACAGGCGCTCTTGCGTAACGCGGGGGTCGCCGCGCCGTACGTGGGCGTGACTAACGATTTTCACGCCTATCGAGCAGGAATCCTCATGCATCGTGCAGGCCTGCCCGGTATCTGTGTGGGCGGGCGGGCAGGATCGGCCTCGGTTGCGTTAATCGTGCGCGAATACGGCGCCTACTGCCTCGAAACTATTGCCGCGCTACGGCGTCGTCAGCCATCTTGA
- a CDS encoding metal ABC transporter ATP-binding protein — MSSSDAIYAQDITFSYGRFEVLRGVSLRVKPGETVVLTGDNGCGKSTLVKVVIGELARSGGELSVLGQEVSTRRGLEHVGYVPQTNVVSKISFPITSEELAVQGLARDFGPIKIPRKRHLEATRELFATMGLEEYLDVPFGELSGGLQQRVMITRALLADPKLVVLDEPTAGVDRESRVGFLELLRDLGRTRGIAIFVVTHDVALVERHLDVAATYRMEEGVLLDD; from the coding sequence ATGTCATCCAGTGATGCTATTTACGCTCAGGACATCACTTTTTCGTATGGCCGTTTCGAAGTGCTGCGCGGGGTGAGCCTTCGGGTGAAGCCCGGTGAGACCGTGGTGCTGACCGGTGATAACGGTTGTGGCAAGTCAACGCTGGTCAAAGTGGTGATTGGCGAGCTGGCACGTTCAGGCGGTGAACTGAGTGTGCTGGGCCAGGAGGTTAGCACGCGGAGGGGCCTTGAGCATGTTGGTTACGTTCCGCAGACGAACGTCGTGTCCAAAATTTCGTTCCCGATCACTTCGGAAGAGCTCGCCGTCCAAGGCCTCGCACGTGATTTCGGGCCGATTAAGATTCCGCGCAAGCGTCACCTGGAAGCAACCCGCGAATTGTTTGCCACCATGGGGCTTGAAGAATATTTGGACGTGCCGTTCGGGGAGCTTTCTGGTGGCTTGCAGCAGCGCGTCATGATCACCCGGGCGCTGCTCGCTGATCCGAAGCTCGTGGTGCTCGATGAGCCTACCGCTGGCGTGGATCGCGAGAGCCGGGTTGGGTTCCTCGAGCTGTTACGCGATTTGGGCCGCACCCGCGGGATCGCGATTTTTGTTGTCACCCACGATGTCGCGCTGGTCGAACGTCACCTGGACGTGGCTGCCACGTACCGCATGGAAGAAGGGGTCTTGTTAGATGATTGA
- a CDS encoding patatin-like phospholipase family protein — MKIALVLGSGGARGWAHIGVLDELEARGHEVVAISGASIGSLVGGVYGAGKLAELKEWVLGLSKSDVRSLLDFTIGEPGLIKGKRVLAEIEKVTGSPDIEDLRVPFTAVAVDIISGREVWFQRGPLFRAVRASISIPTAFTPVRIGNRLLVDGGLLNPLPVEPTLSVAADATVAVDLRGPAATHPREVLSRDDLKLGAEGEDSWMTKSWERAKRSLLETEFFHRLEESWGARFGDAASASDNTSGSEPLPESLRTMEVMALSLRVMQDAINRYRAAPNPVPATVRIPKDAVGDLDYHRAAELIDMGRTAAIKVFDETGI; from the coding sequence GTGAAGATCGCACTCGTGCTCGGTTCCGGAGGTGCTCGCGGCTGGGCACACATCGGAGTCCTCGACGAACTTGAAGCCCGCGGCCACGAAGTAGTGGCGATCTCGGGTGCTTCGATTGGTTCGCTCGTCGGCGGAGTGTACGGAGCCGGTAAGCTCGCCGAGCTCAAAGAATGGGTGCTCGGCCTGAGCAAATCCGACGTCCGCTCCCTGCTCGACTTCACCATCGGCGAGCCCGGGCTCATCAAAGGTAAGCGGGTGCTCGCCGAGATCGAAAAGGTGACCGGCTCACCCGATATCGAAGATTTGCGGGTCCCGTTCACCGCCGTCGCCGTCGACATCATCTCCGGGCGGGAAGTCTGGTTCCAACGTGGCCCGTTATTCCGGGCCGTGCGCGCCTCGATCTCGATTCCTACCGCGTTCACGCCGGTACGGATAGGAAATCGCTTGTTGGTCGACGGCGGTCTGCTCAACCCGCTGCCGGTCGAACCGACACTATCCGTTGCAGCTGACGCCACGGTCGCCGTCGACCTGCGCGGCCCAGCAGCCACTCATCCCCGCGAAGTGCTCTCCCGTGACGACCTCAAACTCGGCGCAGAAGGCGAAGACTCCTGGATGACGAAGAGCTGGGAACGCGCCAAACGCTCACTGCTGGAAACCGAGTTTTTCCACCGGCTAGAAGAAAGCTGGGGCGCCCGATTCGGCGACGCCGCCAGCGCCTCAGATAACACCTCGGGTAGTGAACCACTGCCCGAAAGCCTACGCACGATGGAAGTAATGGCACTATCTTTGCGCGTCATGCAAGATGCGATCAACCGCTACCGCGCCGCACCCAACCCCGTGCCCGCCACGGTCCGCATCCCCAAGGACGCCGTCGGCGATCTCGACTACCACCGGGCCGCCGAACTCATCGACATGGGGCGCACAGCGGCGATCAAGGTCTTCGACGAGACGGGAATCTAG
- a CDS encoding ZinT/AdcA family metal-binding protein encodes MTTRRPLRAAAAAFFAAALALGMTACSNDDGGKEETTAPETSAPATEETTEATDGNGGDKAEATLADWEGTWVSLDAISKKDSMKPHAEEAAKEHGETYEEIMEEVGETLETDFAGFVVDAERINFFDGLDDADATKAADGGEYKFTEVKVGKHDDHEFSWFIFEGGEGAKYKYVALMELHGEESLAHFHMRYGDDLDAVVNPDNDHWFPTFVNPKEGTDEQLAEVIFHHDH; translated from the coding sequence ATGACTACTCGCCGACCACTACGCGCGGCCGCAGCAGCGTTTTTCGCGGCGGCTCTCGCGCTTGGCATGACCGCCTGCTCGAACGACGACGGCGGTAAGGAAGAGACGACGGCGCCGGAGACCAGCGCGCCGGCAACTGAAGAGACGACCGAGGCCACCGACGGCAACGGCGGTGACAAGGCCGAGGCCACGCTTGCTGATTGGGAAGGCACCTGGGTGTCGCTCGATGCGATTTCCAAGAAGGATTCCATGAAGCCGCACGCAGAAGAAGCTGCGAAGGAGCACGGCGAAACCTACGAAGAGATTATGGAAGAAGTCGGTGAAACGCTCGAAACCGATTTCGCTGGCTTCGTTGTTGACGCCGAGCGCATCAACTTCTTCGACGGACTTGACGACGCCGATGCAACCAAGGCTGCTGACGGTGGCGAATACAAGTTCACCGAGGTCAAGGTTGGTAAGCATGATGACCACGAGTTCTCCTGGTTCATCTTCGAAGGTGGCGAAGGCGCCAAGTACAAGTACGTTGCTCTGATGGAGCTGCACGGTGAGGAATCGCTGGCGCACTTCCACATGCGCTACGGCGATGATCTGGATGCCGTTGTCAACCCGGACAACGACCACTGGTTCCCGACTTTCGTGAACCCGAAGGAAGGCACCGACGAGCAGCTTGCTGAAGTGATCTTCCACCACGATCACTGA
- a CDS encoding O-acetyl-ADP-ribose deacetylase yields the protein MEIKIQPGDITQVEADAIVNAANSTLLGGGGVDGAIHRVGGPEILAATKELRATVLPDGLPAGQAVATTAGKLPARWVIHTVGPVYSTSEDRSHILASAYRESLKVAADLGATTVAFPAISAGVYGWPMDDAARIAVETVTETLSESEMNITVIFVPFGERATAAFERAVANLEERQ from the coding sequence GTGGAGATCAAGATTCAGCCGGGGGATATTACGCAGGTTGAGGCGGACGCGATCGTGAACGCTGCTAACTCGACGTTGCTCGGCGGCGGGGGAGTGGACGGCGCGATTCACCGCGTGGGCGGACCGGAGATCCTTGCCGCGACGAAGGAGCTGCGAGCAACGGTTTTGCCCGACGGTCTTCCGGCTGGGCAGGCGGTAGCGACGACGGCGGGCAAGCTTCCGGCACGCTGGGTGATTCACACCGTGGGGCCGGTGTATTCGACCAGCGAAGATCGTTCACATATTTTGGCCTCCGCCTATCGGGAATCGTTGAAGGTGGCCGCGGATCTGGGCGCTACCACGGTGGCGTTTCCTGCGATCTCGGCGGGCGTGTATGGTTGGCCAATGGACGACGCCGCACGCATTGCCGTCGAGACCGTCACTGAGACCCTCAGCGAATCGGAGATGAACATCACCGTCATCTTTGTTCCTTTTGGTGAGCGTGCCACTGCCGCTTTCGAGCGTGCTGTTGCGAACCTTGAAGAAAGGCAATAA